A stretch of Paludisphaera rhizosphaerae DNA encodes these proteins:
- a CDS encoding enoyl-CoA hydratase/isomerase family protein — protein MSDEARGRAWRWDRGDDGVWTLWFDQPGRPLNILDRAALDGLDDCLEEVEEDPSVQGVLIRSAKPSGFCAGADLHIFAESKDGDEIEAFLRRGLDVLDRLMRLGPATTAVLHGVCLGAGLELALACRHRVALASSVPLQVGTPEVRLGLIPGWGSIEHLPRLLAPRDALEMLLFGNPIGFLQAKSQGVVSRLLSAEEPERLVETLSSDAPAERPFLADDWIDELAFARAKLERHSIDFPETQAAILQILETDLAEGPEAAREETIAKLVDLALGDASRDAIADFFDRSR, from the coding sequence ATGTCGGACGAGGCGCGCGGAAGGGCCTGGCGATGGGATCGCGGCGACGACGGAGTCTGGACCCTCTGGTTCGACCAGCCGGGAAGGCCTCTCAATATCCTCGACCGCGCGGCGCTCGACGGCCTGGACGACTGCCTGGAAGAGGTCGAGGAAGACCCGTCCGTCCAGGGCGTTCTGATCCGCAGCGCCAAGCCGTCGGGCTTCTGCGCGGGGGCCGATCTGCATATCTTCGCCGAGTCGAAAGACGGAGACGAGATCGAAGCCTTCCTCCGACGCGGCCTGGACGTTCTCGACCGTCTGATGCGGCTGGGACCGGCGACGACCGCCGTGCTCCACGGGGTCTGCCTGGGAGCGGGGTTGGAATTGGCCCTGGCCTGTCGCCACCGCGTCGCACTGGCCTCGAGCGTGCCGCTTCAGGTGGGGACGCCGGAGGTCCGCCTGGGGCTGATCCCGGGGTGGGGGTCGATCGAACACCTGCCGAGGCTGCTAGCGCCGAGGGACGCGCTTGAGATGCTCCTGTTCGGCAACCCGATCGGGTTCCTCCAGGCGAAGTCGCAGGGGGTGGTGAGCCGACTCCTTTCGGCCGAGGAGCCGGAGCGATTGGTCGAGACCCTGTCGTCCGACGCCCCCGCCGAACGGCCGTTCCTGGCCGACGACTGGATCGACGAGCTGGCCTTCGCACGGGCCAAGCTCGAACGCCACTCCATCGACTTCCCCGAAACCCAGGCCGCGATCCTTCAGATCCTCGAAACCGACCTGGCCGAAGGACCCGAGGCCGCCCGCGAGGAAACCATCGCGAAGCTCGTCGACCTGGCCCTGGGCGACGCCTCCCGCGACGCCATCGCCGATTTCTTCGACCGCTCTCGGTGA
- a CDS encoding type II toxin-antitoxin system VapC family toxin yields the protein MNKALLDTDTFSELGKAVDPTVVRNGAAYLAAFGRYTVSVVTVLEIVRGLTKKQALKQLQAFFAGISSQEVLVFDHAAAALAGRIEGELERVGRPIGRADPMIAAIALVNGLELVTGNTAHYQRIQQIGHPLILHDWRT from the coding sequence GTGAATAAGGCCCTGCTCGACACAGACACTTTCTCGGAACTCGGTAAGGCCGTCGATCCAACCGTCGTACGGAATGGAGCCGCGTATCTTGCCGCTTTTGGACGGTACACGGTATCCGTCGTTACAGTTCTGGAAATCGTTCGTGGGCTCACCAAGAAGCAGGCGTTGAAGCAGCTTCAAGCGTTCTTCGCGGGTATCTCATCTCAAGAGGTTCTCGTCTTTGATCACGCGGCTGCGGCGCTGGCGGGGCGCATTGAGGGAGAGCTTGAGAGGGTAGGTCGTCCCATCGGGAGGGCAGACCCGATGATCGCCGCCATCGCTCTCGTGAATGGCTTGGAGTTGGTCACGGGAAATACAGCCCACTACCAGCGCATTCAGCAAATCGGTCATCCGCTGATACTTCACGATTGGCGGACCTGA